The window ACGCTGCCGCGCGCACCCGCGGGCTCGACGAGGCCCGTGCCGGGCTCGTCCGTGAGGGTGCTCGGCGCGATGATCGTCGCATCGAGGCCGCTGTCGCGCAGCACCGCGTCGGCGATCGCCTTCGACTGCGCGTAGGCGAAGAAGTCGCTCGACTGCGGAACGCCGTGCGCGATGCGCGAACCCGACCACGACACCATGAGGTAGCGGCTGGGCCCCACGTTCTGCGCGGCCTGGATCGAGTGGACGGCCGCGTCGCGATCGATCGCGTACGTCCGAGCCGGGTCACCGCCACCGGCGCCCGCCGACCACACGATCGCGTCCTGTTCGGCATAGAGCGCCGCGAAGCCGTCGATGTCGAGGATCTGGATGTCGGCGACGACCGGCGTCGCGCCGAGCGCCTCGATCTCGTCCCGCTGTGCGGGATCGCGGATGACGGATGTCACCCGGTGGCCCGCCTCGACGAGGAGCGGGGTGAACAGGCGGGCCACCTTGCCGTGGCCCCCGAGAACGATGATGCTGCTCATGTCGTGCGCGTCCTACCTCTCGATTCGATCCGTCCGTCCGTGGCGTCCGCCCCGGGACGGCCCACACTGTACGACCCGCGGATGCGTCCCGCGTGGGGGCGCGGCCGCGAGGCCGACGTCAGAACTCCTCGTGCGTGTCCGGGTCCTGGTCCCAGAGTCGCCCGCGCTCGAGCGACGAGAGCGTGTCGATCTCGGCGTCGCTCAGCTCGAAACCGAACACGTCGAGGTTCGCGCGCTGCCGCTCGACCGAGCGCGACTTCGGGATCGGCACCGAACCGATCTGCACGTGCCAGCGCAGGATCGCCTGTGCCGGCGTGACGCCGTGCGCGTTCGCGACCGCGAGCACGCGCTCGTCCTCGAGCAGCTCGCCGCGCCCGAGCGGGCTCCACGCCTGCGTCACGATGCCGTGCTCGGCGTGGAACGCGCGAAGCTCCGCCTGCGGGAAGTAGGGATGCAGCTCGACCTGGTTGACGGCCGGCACGACGCCGGTCGCGTCGATGATGCGCTCGAGGTGCTCGGGCGTGAAGTTCGAGACGCCGATCGAACGCACGAGGCCCTCGCGCTGCAGATCGACGAGTGCCCGCCAGGTGTCCACGTACTTGCCCACCTTGGGGAGCGGCCAATGGATGAGGAACAGGTCGATCGTGTCGAGGCCGAGGTTCGCGTTCGAGCGTTCGAAGCTCTCGCGTGCCTCGTCGTAGCCGTGGAATCGGCCGGGCACCTTGCTCGTGACGACGATCTGGTCGCGGGGCACGTCCGATTCACGCACGCCGCGCCCGACGGCCTCCTCGTTCTCGTACCGCAGCGCCGTGTCGAGCAGGCGGTAACCGAGCTCGAGCGCGACCCTGGTGGGCTCGGCCGAGTCCTCGCCGTCGTGCGGGTACGTGCCGAATCCGATGCTCGGCAGCTCGGTGCCGTCGTTGAGCGTGAGGGTCGGTGCCGTCGTCATGTTGGTCCTCTCGGGGGCATTCGTTCGGTCTGGGGGCCGGCACGATCCTGGCAGCCGCGCACGAACATCGGCTGTCCGGTGCCGCCGTGTGGCCTCGTGTGACGCCGGCGGTCGGTGTCAGTCGGCGGGCTCGGGGTCCGGGCGGTCGATGAGGATCGCCGCCGGGATCGCGAGGAACGCCGTGCAGGTGAGGAAGACGAGCCCGGGCAGCCAGGAGTCGGTCGCCGCGTTCAGGACGCCGAGCAGCAGCGGACCCGAGGCGGCGACGAGGTAGCCGACGCCCTGCATGAACCCGCTGAGCGACGCCGCCTCCTCGGCCGAGGCGGAGCGCATGCCGACGAGCGTGAGGCCGAGCGAGAACAGCAACTGGACGAGCCCGAACGTGCACACCGCGACCGGCACGAGCTCGACCGGGCCGAACACGAGCAGCGGGTACCCGACGAGCAGCGACGCGATCGCGAGGAACGCCGCGGGGCGGACGAATCCGCGACGCGTGGCGACGAGCGGCGTGAGCAGCCCGAGCGGGATCCCGAGTGCCGCGAACAGGCTCAACTGCAGGCTCGCGCTCGTGGGGTCGAGGCCCTTGAGCTCGACGAGGATCTGCGGGAGCCACGCGTAGACGGCGTACGAGTTGAGCGACGACAGCGTGAACAGGCCCGTGATCGCCCACGCGGTGCGGCTCCGCCACGGCGCGCGTCCGACGCGGTGACCGCGTCGGATGCGGCGCGGTCGCGAGCGGCTCGGCAACAGGCCGAGCCACGGCAGCACCGCGACGAGCGCGAGCGCCGCCCACACCCCGAGCGAGATGCGCCAGCCGGGGCCGTCCGCGAGCGGCACCGCGATGAGGGGCGGCAGGAATGCCGACACCGCGAGGAGGGTCACGTAGACGGCCGAGATGAGGCCGACGTGGTCCGGGAAGCGGTCCTTCACGATCGCCGGGAGGAGCACGTTCGCGACCCCCATCGCGAACAGCGCGACCGCCGTGCCGACGATGATCGCCCACGAGGCCGGGGCCGCGGCGCGCAGTACCGAGCCGGCCGTGATGAGGACGAGCCCCAGGAGGATCGTCGTCTCGAGGGAGAGGTACCGGGCGATGAGCGGCGCCAGGACACCCGCGAGCGCGAAGCACAGCGGCGGGAGCATCCCGATCACACCGACGAGCACGCTCGGCAGGTCGAGCTCGGTCCGGATGTGCGTCACGACGGGCGAGAGGCTCGACACCGCCGTGCGCAGATTGAGGGCGAGGAGCGTGAGGGCGGCGATCGAGAGCGCGACCGTCCACGGCGAGAGCCGGTGGGTGCGCAGCGAGATGTCGATCGGGCCGGTCGCCAGCGGGTCGAGGATCGGAACCGGCCTCGTGCCGTCGTTCTTCCTCACCGGGGCCGACCTCCTGTCGAGTGGGCATGCTGTCCACATTCGCGAACGTCCACTGTACTGGCCGCGATCGACGCGGTTGCGGCGCGCGACGGACCGAGGGGACGACCGGGCGTGACCGTGCGGGCTCAGAACTGCGCGACCCAGGCGATGAGTGCGACGAAGGCCCCAGTGATGATGACCCAGCTCACGAGCGTGATCACCCGCTCCGAGGCCCGGGTGCGTCGACCGTCGGCACTGTACGCGACGGCGCGACGCGCCGCGGCCTCGGCGGCAGCACGTGTGGCCTCGGTCTCCGGAGTCTGCTCGATCGGCGGCGGGAGCTCGGCCGGCGGCGTGCCGGGCACCTGCTTCCGCCGCCGCGGGCCGCGGGACGGTTCCGCGGACGGTGACCGCGGCGCGCTCGCGGGACGGACGTTCGTCGATCGCGGTGCCGAGTCGGCGGCCGTCGGCTCGGCGGGCATCGGCTCGGCGGCCGTCGGCTCGGCGCGGGCCGGGGGCCGCGAGGCCGCCCGCGGTCGGACCGATTCCGACGGATCGGTGATCGGGGTCTTCGGGGTGTCGAGCCACCAGGAGTCGGATGATCGCTCGGCGTGCTCGGCGTGCTCGGCGTGCTCGGCGTGCTCGGCGTGCTCGGCGTGCTCGGCGTGCTCGGCGTGCTCGGACTGCTCGGCGTGCTGGGGCCGCTCGCCGTGTCCGTTCGCGGAGTAGCCGGGCACGTCCACAGGGACGTCCCGCGGCGGATCGGGGGTCGTCCACGGCGGTGTATCGACGTGCGCCGGTGGATCCGCGAGGTGGGGCGTGTGCGTCACGCCGACGCGCGGCTGCGGCCCGGTCGGCCCGGTCGTGTGCTCGGCCGCGGACGCACCCCAGGGCCAGACGGGCGCGTCGAACGACGGTGTCACCGGTGTCACCGGTGGGTCGATCACGAAGCCCAGCGGGCTGCCCGCGTGACCGTCGTCCGGTGCGGCGCGGGATGCGTCCGTCGCCGGTGCGGGCAGCGCCGACGGGTGCGCGGCCGGAGGCGGCGTGAACATCGGGGGGAGTGGGGCGAAGCCGGCCTGGGATACGCCCGGAGCCGGAGCCGGAGCCGGAGCCGGAGCCGGAGCCGGAGCCGGACCCGGAGCGGGAGCGGGAGCCGGGGGTCGAGCAGAGGACGCGGACGGGTCTCCGTCCGCGTCCGGGACCGCAGCGGGTCGGGCGTCGGCGCCGGCATCCGACCGGACACTGTCGCCGGAATCCGGGCGGCCCTCGGCTCCAGCATGTCGGCGAGTCCCGGCATCGACATCCCGCCGGGCACCGCCCCCGACATCCACTCGGACATCCTCCGCGGCACCGAGGTCGGCACGCGGGCCCGGGACGGGCGGGATGCGTCGAGCGAGCGTGCCCCGACGCACCGGCCGCGGCGTGGCGGCGTCCGTCGCCGCTGCGGTCCGCGCGTCAGGATGCGAGGCCGCTGAAGGGCTCGATTCTGCTTCGCCCGATTCTGCTTCGCCCGATTCGGCCGGGACCGCGCCGGATTCGACCTCCGGCACCGACTCGTGCGTCGAGGCGTGCTCGTCCTCGTCGGGCACGGGAAGCGTGTCGAACCATCGCGGCGCGGCGGTCGGTCGCAACGGGTCGAGTGGCCGACGCGGATCGAGCGGCCCGCGGGGGTTGCTCGCCGTCGGGGGGACGGACTCGTGCTCGTCGTCGGTCGTGGCGGCCACGCTCACGGGTGCGGTCGCGTCGGGCGCAGGCCGGGGCGCCACCGACCCGGCGGTCGCGGGACCGAGCATCACGGCGCGGTCGTCCTCGGCGGCATCCGCGAGGGTCCATCGGTACGTGTCGGATGTCGGTGCGTCGGCGATCGGCGCCGCGGCGGTCGGCCCGCTCGCGATCGGGGCGTCGGCGCCGCTTCGGATCCTCGGCGACGGGTCGGCGGGCTCGTGACGCCGGTGCTCCTCGCGCGGCAGATTCCAGACGCGCGGTCCGGGGGTTCGCATTGCCGCGTCGCTACGTGGGTGCACTGCGTGCGCGTCGTCGGACGGTCGCCCGGCCGTCGCAGCGCCGTCCCCGTCCCCGGCGTCCGCGTCCGTGTTCCTCGACGCGGGCGAATCCGATCCCGCCACAATGCCCCCTCGCGCCGCCCCCGCGGCGAGTCCCACCGGTACGTCTCCGGTTCCGCGAACGAGGGTTGCACACTTCACTCCACTCGCGTTCGATCCGTTCCGGGAGGTTGCCCGAGACGACGCCCAACGGTGGGACACGCGGCGGGTGGGGCATCGGGACTCACGCGCATGCGCTGGCACGAGCCGGCGGCGTTGCCGGACAGGCGTTCGTCCGCACGCGGCCACGCACTGCGGCGTGGACCGGGGGACGCACGCAACGGGCCGCGCAGCACCCCCGCGGGTGCTGCCCCCTCTGCGACATGGATGGCGTCGAGCGTTGCGTCGGCTATCGGATCGCCGCGGTGTCCCAGTACTCGTTGACCTCGCTGATGAGGCCGTCTCGAACGGCGACGATGCTCACGATCGGGCTCGAGATCGGACCGCGTGGGGTCGGGAACGAGCCCGTGGCGTGGACAACGGCACCGGTCGGTGTCTCGAGCTCGGTGCGGATGTCCGAGATTCGTATCCCGGAGCCCTGAACGCGCGCGAGGTGCTCGGTGACCGCCTGTCGTCCGTGCACGGTCTCCGTGACGCCGATCGTGGGGCCGTAGGGGAACGACCACTGGACGTCCTCGTGGAGCACCGCGCCGATGGTGGCCGTGTTGAAACGGTCGAGCATCTCGGGGAGGCGGTGTGCGGTGACCAGGCCCTCCAGATCGGTGCCCGTCAACAGGCGGGGGAACGCCGCGCCACCCGGGTCCAGGATCGAGGACCTCGCGAGCGGCCCCGCGAACACCGGTACGTAGCCCGTGTCGTCGATCAACCGCTCGATGCGATGGCGCTCCGCACCGGCGTCCGTGGCGTAGGCGACCGCCCACACGCCCGGGGTCCTGCGTGCCCGGGAGGCCAGCAATTCGTCCTGAATGTGCGAGAACGCACGGACGATCGTCGCTCCCGGGAACAGGCTCGCGAGCCATTGTCCTTCGGTGACCCCCGGTTCGAGCGCTGACGCCGCCCTCCCGCCGATGAGCGCCACGGCATTCATCGTGTCGAGCACGAGGGTGCCGTCCAGATGGGGGGCCAGGCGCTTCGCGACGTCGGCGGCTCCCCCGTGGCGCACCGCGAGCACGACGGTGTCGTGCCGTGCCGCATCCTCGAACGTGCCGACCCGGACGGTGTCGGGAACCGTCACGACCGATGCCGATGCCGCCGAGCGAGCGCCGAGAGTGACCTCGTACCCCGCATGTGCCCACAGCGTCGCGAGTCCCTGACTGATCGGCCCCGACCCGACGATCCCCACCGATCCAGCGGATGTCATGTTCGCCCGTCTCCTCGCGGTTATCATTCGTAACCAACAGCATCCACGGTAATTTTCACGACTCGAACGAGCAAGAAGGCACTTCCGTGACCGATGCGCACTCCGGCATAACCACCGACGAGTCGGCTCGGGGCTCCGCGTGCGATGGCGAACCGACCAGGCCGGTCTCTGGCATCCGCGACATCCTCGACCGCATCGGTGACACCTGGTCGGTGCTGGTCGCCATCGAGCTCCGGCTGCACGGTCCACGCCGTTTCGGGCAGCTCCGGCGTTCCGTCGACGGCATCTCGCAACGAATGCTCACGGTCACCCTTCGTCGACTGCAACGCGACGGGTTGATCGATCGCACCGTCCTCGACACGTCGCCGCCGCAGGTGGAGTACTCGCTCACCAGGGTCGGGCACTCACTGACCGGCGTCCTCAAGGAACTCGTCGACTGGGCTGCCGCCAATCGCGCGGACATCGACGCGGCGCGTCGGTCGTGGGATCAGGCGACGACCGAACGTCGCGCGACAGGCGACGAGCCGGGTGTGCGCACGCGCGCGTGACCACGCGTGCCCCTCGTCCGTCCTGCGGAGGATCCCGTGGGCGCCGGCGGAGGGGCTATTGTTGGACTGAGTTGAATATCAATCGGTGATCGTTCGGACACGGTCTCGATGCGTCACACCGGACCGGACCGGACTGTGCCGTGGCCCGGGTGAGCGCCGGCATCGCGAGCATCGACGTTCCGACGCGTCTCGCGGATGGCGCGCGGCCCGGACGGCGGTCATCGAGAAGGAGTGAGCATGCCCGAAGCGTTCGGAGTCACCTTCGTCGGCGGTCTGCAGACCACGCGCGCGGATCCCGCGGGCGGCGCACGGACGCTCTTCGACCCCGCCGCGACGGTCACGAGTGCGCAGGTGCTCGAGGCCATCGGTTTCGACCAGGCGATCCTCGTCTACTCCTCGTACTCGCTCGATCCGTTCGCGATCGCCGCGACCGTCGCGTCCCACACGGAACGCCTCGGCCTCGTCATCGCGCTGCGCCCCAATACGGCCGCACCGACCGCGGCCGCGAAGTCCTACGCGACGATCGACCAGTTGAGCGCCGGGCGCACGCAGGTGCACCTCATCGCGGGCGGCAACGAGAGCGACCAGTGGCGTGACGGCGACTTCATCGACAAGGACGCTCGTTACCGGCGCATGGGGGAGTACATCGACATCCTGCGCCGCGCGTGGTCGTCCGAGACGTCCTTCGATCACGACGGCGAGTTCTATCGCATCGTCGACTACACGCCGAAGGTCAAGCCGTTCGCCGGTGTGCCGCTGCCGATCTCGCTCGGCGGCTCCTCGGAGGCCGCGTACCGTGTGGGTGCCGAGCGGGCCGACGTCTTCGCCCTCTGGGGTGAGCCGCTCGCGGACACGCGGGGACAGCTCGACCGGGTGCGTGCACTCGCCACCGAGGCGGGCACCGCTGGCCCCGAGGCGTACATGATCAGTTTCAAGCCCGTCATCGCGCCGAGCGACGAGCTCGCGTGGGCGAAGGCGGACGCGCTCCTCGAACGCCTCACCGCGCACCGGGCCCGTGCGCGGCCACGGGGTGAGATCGCCCGCCACGTGGGCCTCCCGGGTGCGGAGGCGTCGAAGCGGATCCTGCGCATCGCCGAACGTGGCGCGGTGCACGACACCGCGCTCTGGACCGAGCCGGCGCAGGCGACGGGCGCGATCGGCTCCTCCGCCGCGCTCGTCGGCGGCTATGACACCGTCGCGAGCGCCGTCGCGGCGTACGCCGATCTCGGCATCCGCCGGTTCTCGTTCTCCGCGTACGGCGGGCTCGACGACTACATCGAGATGGGCACGCAACTGTTGCCGCGGATTCGCGCGCTCCTCGACGGGCACGGCGCATGAGCTACCGCGAGCCGTACACCGGGCTCGACGAACGCGATCTCGACGCGCGAAGGGCGATCTTCGACGATCCAGCGCACGCGGCGGTTCGGCGCACGGGCGGCATCCGGCTCGGGTTCCTCACGTTCGTCGGTGGCGAGGCGCAGTCGATCGGTGACGCGCACCGCTCGATCATCCGGTTGTTCCACGAGGCCGAACAGCTCGGCTACAGCGCGGGCATGCTGCGCACGCGGCACTTCCAGCCCTACCTGTCCGGCCCCGTCTCGGTGCTCGCCGCGGCCTCGCAGCACACGAGCACGATGCACCTCGGCACGGCCGTCATCTCGTTCCACAGCCAGGAGCCGATCCGGCTGCTCGAAGAACTCCAGACCCTCGACCTCGTCTCCGGCGAACGGCTCGAGATCGGCATCGCCACCGGGCCCGTCGACCGGCGGATCGCCTCGGGTTGGGAGCGTCGCTACCCCGACCGCGCGAGCATCGACGCCGGTTTCGAGGAGTTCCTCCGGCTCCTCGACGGTGGTGCGCTCGAGGCCGCACCGGATCGCATGCTGCCCGGCGTCGCGTCGGACGAACCGGTCATCGTCCACCCGAGGAGTCCCGGGCTGCGCGAGCGCATCTGGCTCGGGGCGGGGAGTGACGCGAGCGTCGACCGTGCGGCACGACTCGGCCTCAAACTGCAGTTGTCGAACCTCGTCGCCGAGCCCCGGGCGCTCGATCTGCCCGTCGAGATCGCGCAGTACCGGCAGATCGAGCGCTACCTGTCGGCGGTCGCGGGCGGGCGGCGCACGCCACCCGAGACGAGCATCAGTCGCACGGTGCTGCCGCTCACGGGCTCGCGCATCGACGCGAAGACGCGCGAGAACATCGCCGAGTGGGAGAGCTTCCTTCGTCCCGATGCGCCGGGCGAACCGCAGCACGCGTTCAAACTCCGGAGTCGGGTCGCCCACAACGCGATCGGTGACCCGGCGCACGTCGTCGAGTTCCTCCGCACCGATCTCGCGCTCGCGGCGGCCGATGTCGTGCTCGTCCACCTGCCGTCGAACTACCTGCTCGACGAGCAGGTGGCGTTCCTCGCGACGGTCCGGGATCTCGTCGACGAGGCGATCGGCGTCGCGTTCCCCGCCACAGTGTCGGATCGAGCCGCGGAACATGTTTCATGAACTGCGTACAAGAAAGCGTGAATCGGACTAGGCTCGTCGATCGGCACGGACCGTCCGTCGCGCGGTGACGCGGGACGCACGGCCGGACACCGACCAGGGGCGCGCCGGGGAGAACCCCCGTGCGGGCCCAGACGACATGAGGAGCAGCAGTGACCAGAAGCCGGTCCACGGCGTCGGACGCGACGTCCGCCACGAGCACCGACCACCCCGGCGGCCCGAACCGACGCACCCGGCGCCGTGGCCTCGCGGTGGTCGCCACCGCGCTCGCGATCGCGCTCGGCGCGAGCGCCTGCACGTCGACCGGGGCCGACGGCGCAGGCTCGGGCGAGCCGGTCGACGGCGGCACGCTCTCGTTCGCCATCGCGAGCGACCTCGAGGGACTGCTCGACCCGCACTCGAGCCAGTTCGATGCCACGTCGACCGCGCTGCGGAACGTCTTCGACTCGCTCGTCGCGGTCACGCCCGACGGCGAGGTGCACCCGTGGCTCGCGAGCTCGTGGACGATCTCCGAGGACGGGCTCGAGTACGTCTTCCAGCTGCGTGACGACGTCACGTTCCATGACGGCGAGCCGTTCGACGCGGCGGCCGCGGTCGCGAACTTCGACCACATCTTCGCGCCCGAGACGGCGTCGGCGAAGATCGCGAGCGACCTCGGCGGTGACCGCTTCGCGGGCGCCGAGGCCACGGGCGACCACGAGCTGACCATCCGCCTGTCCGAGCCGTTCGCCCCGCTCCTTTCCGCACTCAGCACGACCTACGCGGGCATGTACTCACCCGCCGCGCTCGCGGGACACTCGCAGGACGAGTTACGTGCGGGCGGCGCGGGCATCACGGTCGGGAGCGGGCCCTTCTCGGTCGCCGACCTCCTCGTCGGGCAGGAACTCGCGCTCACGAAGAACCCCGACTACGCGTGGCCGAGCGACATCTCCGCGAACCCCGGCGCCGCGCACCTCGACGGCGTCACGATCCGGTTCATCCCCGAGGAGGCGGGCCGCGTCGGCGCCGTGCAGAGCGGCGAGACGCTCGTCGCGACCGACCTCACCCCGAAGGCCCTCGAGCAGATCGGGCGGGACGCCGTCACGACGCAGCTCACGACCGCGCCCGGCCTGCCCTGGTCGGCGATCCTCAACTGGGACCGCAACGCCCTCCACCCCGAGAGCGGCCCCGGCGTCTTCGCCGATGTGCGCGTCCGGCAGGCGTTCCAACTCGGCATCGACCTCGACGCCGCCGTGCAGGCCGCGTTCGGTGGTGGTCTCGAGCGGCCCTGGAGCATCCTCAGCCCCACCACGCCCAACGCGTACGACCCCGCCGTCGAGGGCACGTGGGCGCACGACCCGGCCCGCGCCGAAGCCCTCCTCGACGAGGCCGGCTGGACCGAGCGCGACGCCGAGGGGTACCGCGTGAAGGACGGGCAGCGGCTGCACATCGACTGGCTCAAGTGGATCGACGGCAACGAGGACAAGGTCGCGCTCGTCAACTTCCTCATCGAGGACCTCAAGCAGATCGGCATCGAACTCGTCTACGAGGAGACCGACGCCTACGCCGACCGTTGGCGCGTCGACGGCGTCAACGTCTACGACTGGGACATCACCGACTGGAGCTTCTCGTCGATCTCCGCCGACGGCGCCCTGCGTAGCCACCTCTCCACCGAGGGGTTCCAGAACGCGAGCCGCGTCGCGGACCCCGAGATCGACCGGCTCCTCGACGAGGCCGTCGCGACGACCGACCCCGCGGAGCAGGCCGCGATCTACGCGAAGATCCAGGAGTGGAACGTGCAGAACGTCGCGATCGTGCCGCTGTTCCCGCTCCAGACCGCGGTCGTCATGGCCCCGAGCGTGCAGGGGGTGCAGTTCGACAGCTTCGGACGCCCCGACTTCCAGGGCGCCTGGATCACCTCGGCATGACGTCGCACGCGTCGCGCCCCTCGGCGACACTCCCGTCGGTCGGGTGAGGGACGTGTGGGTCGTCCGGGCACTCGGCCGCTGGATCTCGCAGGGTGCGCTCGTCATGTGGGGCGCGGTCACGCTCGCGTTCCTCCTGCTGAAGGCCGTGCCGGGCGACCCCGTCGACACGATCCTCGGTACCTCCGCGTCGGTTCCGGCCGAG is drawn from Pseudoclavibacter chungangensis and contains these coding sequences:
- a CDS encoding LLM class flavin-dependent oxidoreductase, which gives rise to MPEAFGVTFVGGLQTTRADPAGGARTLFDPAATVTSAQVLEAIGFDQAILVYSSYSLDPFAIAATVASHTERLGLVIALRPNTAAPTAAAKSYATIDQLSAGRTQVHLIAGGNESDQWRDGDFIDKDARYRRMGEYIDILRRAWSSETSFDHDGEFYRIVDYTPKVKPFAGVPLPISLGGSSEAAYRVGAERADVFALWGEPLADTRGQLDRVRALATEAGTAGPEAYMISFKPVIAPSDELAWAKADALLERLTAHRARARPRGEIARHVGLPGAEASKRILRIAERGAVHDTALWTEPAQATGAIGSSAALVGGYDTVASAVAAYADLGIRRFSFSAYGGLDDYIEMGTQLLPRIRALLDGHGA
- a CDS encoding LLM class flavin-dependent oxidoreductase produces the protein MSYREPYTGLDERDLDARRAIFDDPAHAAVRRTGGIRLGFLTFVGGEAQSIGDAHRSIIRLFHEAEQLGYSAGMLRTRHFQPYLSGPVSVLAAASQHTSTMHLGTAVISFHSQEPIRLLEELQTLDLVSGERLEIGIATGPVDRRIASGWERRYPDRASIDAGFEEFLRLLDGGALEAAPDRMLPGVASDEPVIVHPRSPGLRERIWLGAGSDASVDRAARLGLKLQLSNLVAEPRALDLPVEIAQYRQIERYLSAVAGGRRTPPETSISRTVLPLTGSRIDAKTRENIAEWESFLRPDAPGEPQHAFKLRSRVAHNAIGDPAHVVEFLRTDLALAAADVVLVHLPSNYLLDEQVAFLATVRDLVDEAIGVAFPATVSDRAAEHVS
- a CDS encoding MFS transporter; translation: MRKNDGTRPVPILDPLATGPIDISLRTHRLSPWTVALSIAALTLLALNLRTAVSSLSPVVTHIRTELDLPSVLVGVIGMLPPLCFALAGVLAPLIARYLSLETTILLGLVLITAGSVLRAAAPASWAIIVGTAVALFAMGVANVLLPAIVKDRFPDHVGLISAVYVTLLAVSAFLPPLIAVPLADGPGWRISLGVWAALALVAVLPWLGLLPSRSRPRRIRRGHRVGRAPWRSRTAWAITGLFTLSSLNSYAVYAWLPQILVELKGLDPTSASLQLSLFAALGIPLGLLTPLVATRRGFVRPAAFLAIASLLVGYPLLVFGPVELVPVAVCTFGLVQLLFSLGLTLVGMRSASAEEAASLSGFMQGVGYLVAASGPLLLGVLNAATDSWLPGLVFLTCTAFLAIPAAILIDRPDPEPAD
- a CDS encoding ABC transporter substrate-binding protein produces the protein MTRSRSTASDATSATSTDHPGGPNRRTRRRGLAVVATALAIALGASACTSTGADGAGSGEPVDGGTLSFAIASDLEGLLDPHSSQFDATSTALRNVFDSLVAVTPDGEVHPWLASSWTISEDGLEYVFQLRDDVTFHDGEPFDAAAAVANFDHIFAPETASAKIASDLGGDRFAGAEATGDHELTIRLSEPFAPLLSALSTTYAGMYSPAALAGHSQDELRAGGAGITVGSGPFSVADLLVGQELALTKNPDYAWPSDISANPGAAHLDGVTIRFIPEEAGRVGAVQSGETLVATDLTPKALEQIGRDAVTTQLTTAPGLPWSAILNWDRNALHPESGPGVFADVRVRQAFQLGIDLDAAVQAAFGGGLERPWSILSPTTPNAYDPAVEGTWAHDPARAEALLDEAGWTERDAEGYRVKDGQRLHIDWLKWIDGNEDKVALVNFLIEDLKQIGIELVYEETDAYADRWRVDGVNVYDWDITDWSFSSISADGALRSHLSTEGFQNASRVADPEIDRLLDEAVATTDPAEQAAIYAKIQEWNVQNVAIVPLFPLQTAVVMAPSVQGVQFDSFGRPDFQGAWITSA
- a CDS encoding NAD(P)-binding domain-containing protein; its protein translation is MTSAGSVGIVGSGPISQGLATLWAHAGYEVTLGARSAASASVVTVPDTVRVGTFEDAARHDTVVLAVRHGGAADVAKRLAPHLDGTLVLDTMNAVALIGGRAASALEPGVTEGQWLASLFPGATIVRAFSHIQDELLASRARRTPGVWAVAYATDAGAERHRIERLIDDTGYVPVFAGPLARSSILDPGGAAFPRLLTGTDLEGLVTAHRLPEMLDRFNTATIGAVLHEDVQWSFPYGPTIGVTETVHGRQAVTEHLARVQGSGIRISDIRTELETPTGAVVHATGSFPTPRGPISSPIVSIVAVRDGLISEVNEYWDTAAIR
- a CDS encoding NAD(P)H-binding protein, with the protein product MSSIIVLGGHGKVARLFTPLLVEAGHRVTSVIRDPAQRDEIEALGATPVVADIQILDIDGFAALYAEQDAIVWSAGAGGGDPARTYAIDRDAAVHSIQAAQNVGPSRYLMVSWSGSRIAHGVPQSSDFFAYAQSKAIADAVLRDSGLDATIIAPSTLTDEPGTGLVEPAGARGSVPRADVAAVVAAAVDDPRTIGRTLRFDAGDLPIASYLARAESG
- a CDS encoding winged helix-turn-helix transcriptional regulator; protein product: MTDAHSGITTDESARGSACDGEPTRPVSGIRDILDRIGDTWSVLVAIELRLHGPRRFGQLRRSVDGISQRMLTVTLRRLQRDGLIDRTVLDTSPPQVEYSLTRVGHSLTGVLKELVDWAAANRADIDAARRSWDQATTERRATGDEPGVRTRA
- a CDS encoding aldo/keto reductase — encoded protein: MTTAPTLTLNDGTELPSIGFGTYPHDGEDSAEPTRVALELGYRLLDTALRYENEEAVGRGVRESDVPRDQIVVTSKVPGRFHGYDEARESFERSNANLGLDTIDLFLIHWPLPKVGKYVDTWRALVDLQREGLVRSIGVSNFTPEHLERIIDATGVVPAVNQVELHPYFPQAELRAFHAEHGIVTQAWSPLGRGELLEDERVLAVANAHGVTPAQAILRWHVQIGSVPIPKSRSVERQRANLDVFGFELSDAEIDTLSSLERGRLWDQDPDTHEEF